The following are from one region of the Rhizobium sullae genome:
- a CDS encoding ABC transporter ATP-binding protein, producing MKPRVAHSDFVIVEGLTKHYVLSGGRQVRSVDGASFSIRHGEALGLVGESGCGKSTIARLLMRLTPPTSGRVKVDGRDVLAMQGEELRKMRRTMQLVFQDPYSALDPSMTIGQSMIAPLTQHGLYMPGDCKAKVLDMLREVGLTDAFYDRYPHQCSGGQLQRVGIGRALLLRPEFLVCDEPTSALDSSMRTQILNLLSELRIRLRLTILMITHDLRLVSRFCDRIAVMYLGQIVEIAPAADLFANPQHPYTRALIASSLLDEHGLEETIDTLHGEPPSPLNPPSGCRLRTRCAHADSRCAETEPMLRSIVENEDTRHFVRCHYFERIAAIREMQDAPAIATG from the coding sequence ATGAAGCCGCGCGTCGCCCACTCCGATTTCGTCATCGTCGAAGGACTGACGAAGCATTACGTCCTGTCCGGCGGGCGGCAAGTGCGTTCGGTCGACGGAGCCAGCTTTTCGATCCGTCACGGCGAGGCCTTGGGTCTTGTCGGCGAATCCGGTTGCGGGAAGAGTACGATCGCTCGCCTGCTCATGCGCCTGACGCCGCCGACATCCGGGCGGGTGAAGGTCGATGGGCGTGATGTCCTGGCGATGCAGGGTGAGGAGCTCCGCAAGATGCGCCGCACCATGCAGCTCGTCTTCCAGGATCCCTATTCGGCACTCGACCCCTCGATGACGATCGGCCAAAGCATGATCGCCCCGCTCACGCAACATGGGCTCTACATGCCCGGCGACTGTAAGGCCAAGGTGTTGGACATGCTGCGCGAAGTCGGCCTCACGGACGCATTTTACGACCGCTACCCTCACCAATGCTCCGGCGGACAATTGCAGCGCGTCGGGATCGGACGCGCGCTCCTTCTGCGTCCGGAATTTCTGGTATGCGACGAGCCGACATCGGCGCTCGACTCCTCCATGCGCACGCAGATCCTCAATCTTCTGTCGGAATTGAGAATTCGGCTGCGCCTCACCATACTGATGATCACGCACGATTTGAGGCTCGTATCGCGCTTCTGTGATCGCATCGCAGTGATGTATCTCGGCCAGATCGTCGAAATAGCGCCTGCGGCCGATCTCTTTGCCAATCCACAACATCCCTATACGCGGGCCTTGATCGCCTCCTCCCTCCTCGACGAGCACGGTTTGGAGGAAACGATCGATACCCTGCACGGCGAGCCGCCGAGCCCGCTCAATCCGCCGAGCGGATGCCGCCTTCGTACCCGGTGCGCCCATGCCGACAGTCGATGCGCTGAGACGGAGCCCATGTTGCGCAGCATCGTGGAAAACGAAGACACACGGCACTTCGTGCGCTGCCACTATTTCGAACGGATCGCGGCGATTCGCGAGATGCAAGACGCTCCAGCGATTGCGACCGGCTGA
- a CDS encoding ABC transporter ATP-binding protein, producing MTCQTCDSNAPALGERQPILSVRDLTVRFAGVEQPVLDRVSFDVGKGEVVALVGESGSGKSVTALSVMRLLPPGATLSATAVHFGGRDLQNLSAGEFAHLRGGRLSMLFQQPQAMLDPTSRVGAQVGEPLYYHNGIHGRENRRHVVGMLGEVGIPDPSARADCYSFELSGGMAQRVMMAAALSASPELLIADEPTTALDVTVQAQILRLLNAERHRRRLAVLLITHDLSIVSAVADRIVVMYAGRVVEEGPAARVLKQPTHPYTQALIRCSLFQTDAQGKLFSLPHGAVHARDLTAGCRFHPRCPVAQAHGCLDRCVVEEPHLCDTVCGCKARCWAASSEPYRVSEGVPA from the coding sequence ATGACATGCCAGACCTGCGACAGCAATGCTCCTGCCTTGGGCGAGAGACAACCAATCCTGTCGGTGCGCGACCTGACGGTCCGGTTCGCCGGCGTAGAGCAGCCGGTACTGGATCGCGTCAGCTTCGACGTCGGCAAGGGAGAGGTTGTCGCCCTCGTCGGAGAATCGGGTTCCGGCAAGAGCGTAACGGCACTTTCCGTCATGCGGCTCCTGCCCCCAGGAGCAACGCTCAGTGCAACCGCAGTCCATTTCGGCGGACGGGATTTGCAGAACCTATCGGCCGGCGAGTTCGCTCACTTGAGAGGCGGGCGCCTGTCCATGCTGTTCCAGCAGCCTCAAGCCATGCTCGATCCTACATCGAGGGTGGGAGCGCAGGTAGGCGAGCCCCTCTATTATCACAACGGCATTCATGGACGGGAGAATCGCCGGCATGTCGTGGGAATGCTCGGTGAAGTTGGCATTCCGGATCCATCGGCACGCGCCGATTGCTATTCTTTCGAACTTTCCGGCGGCATGGCCCAAAGGGTGATGATGGCCGCAGCACTCAGCGCCAGCCCCGAACTCCTGATTGCTGATGAGCCAACGACCGCCCTTGATGTCACTGTTCAGGCGCAGATCTTGAGGCTTCTAAACGCCGAGCGCCATCGGCGACGCCTCGCCGTGCTATTGATCACCCACGATCTCTCCATCGTGTCCGCTGTCGCGGATCGCATCGTCGTCATGTATGCGGGCCGCGTCGTCGAGGAAGGACCCGCGGCCAGAGTCCTGAAGCAGCCGACCCATCCATACACGCAGGCCCTCATTCGCTGCTCTCTGTTCCAGACCGATGCGCAGGGAAAGCTATTCTCTCTCCCCCACGGTGCTGTCCATGCGCGAGACCTTACGGCTGGCTGCCGCTTCCATCCCCGTTGCCCGGTCGCGCAGGCGCACGGCTGTCTCGACCGTTGCGTCGTGGAGGAGCCGCATCTTTGCGACACCGTCTGCGGCTGCAAGGCCCGCTGTTGGGCTGCCAGCAGCGAACCCTATCGGGTCAGCGAAGGAGTTCCGGCATGA
- a CDS encoding GntR family transcriptional regulator, which produces MAKSKGSDVKLPRYSLAAQVAEQVRNGILDGTFPLGSQLNEAELAERFGVSRGPVREALARLVQEGLANSLPHRGVFVPELTESDVIDIYLVRQPLELTAMEKVMARQEKRIPLHKELSAIANRMERARLNRNWSLIAELDMQFHRTLVDAAESPRLSRVYATVQAETKLCLHKLMGGYSGNDALVREHQLLADLMLSGTLEAALAELRRHFGNPVETMRKAIQARKGVASAA; this is translated from the coding sequence ATGGCGAAATCAAAAGGCAGTGATGTCAAGCTGCCCCGTTACAGCCTGGCGGCCCAGGTCGCGGAACAGGTCCGCAACGGCATCCTGGACGGGACGTTTCCACTGGGATCGCAGTTGAACGAGGCCGAACTGGCGGAGCGGTTCGGGGTCAGCCGCGGGCCGGTTCGCGAGGCACTTGCGCGCCTGGTGCAGGAGGGACTTGCAAACAGCCTACCGCATCGTGGCGTCTTCGTGCCGGAGCTGACGGAAAGCGATGTTATCGACATCTATCTGGTGCGCCAGCCACTGGAGCTCACGGCCATGGAAAAAGTCATGGCAAGGCAGGAGAAGCGCATACCCCTGCATAAGGAACTCAGCGCCATCGCCAACCGGATGGAGCGCGCCCGCCTAAACCGGAACTGGTCACTCATCGCGGAACTCGACATGCAGTTTCATCGCACCCTGGTCGACGCGGCCGAGAGCCCGCGGCTGTCGCGCGTTTATGCCACCGTGCAGGCGGAAACGAAGCTCTGCCTGCACAAGCTGATGGGCGGCTATAGCGGCAACGACGCGCTTGTTCGGGAGCATCAGTTGCTGGCCGATCTTATGCTGTCCGGCACGCTCGAGGCGGCACTCGCCGAACTGCGCCGGCATTTCGGCAATCCCGTCGAAACGATGCGCAAAGCCATTCAGGCAAGGAAGGGTGTCGCTTCGGCCGCATGA
- a CDS encoding ABC transporter permease, whose amino-acid sequence MVFRFPRGRHWTLTAGTTMFAVIATLLVLGPWIAPYDPATQNLLKRLKPPSAAYWLGTDELGRDLLSRILTGGQFAVTISALTLFLCVTIGMTAGMISARVGGWLDELLMRIVDLLLSLPDVIIAMFMVAIFGSGYATLIVSLTVVGWAPFARLARSLSLVINTRDYIAAAEVLGCRPSFILFRHVLPNVFRPVAAITFLRFGHKLITVGGLSYLGLGVQPPHADWALMMASAQNYFDRMPLLVIAPGLAIFLTALSVTWIGQGLEGQKKQ is encoded by the coding sequence ATGGTCTTCCGCTTTCCACGAGGCCGCCATTGGACGCTGACCGCCGGCACCACCATGTTTGCAGTGATCGCGACGCTTCTTGTCCTTGGGCCATGGATCGCGCCCTACGATCCAGCGACGCAAAATCTACTCAAACGGCTGAAGCCTCCGAGCGCAGCTTATTGGCTCGGCACCGACGAACTCGGAAGAGATCTCCTGAGCCGTATCCTCACCGGCGGTCAGTTCGCCGTCACCATCTCGGCATTGACGCTCTTCCTCTGCGTGACGATCGGCATGACGGCCGGCATGATCAGCGCCAGGGTTGGTGGTTGGCTGGACGAGCTTCTCATGCGGATCGTCGACCTGCTTCTGTCGTTGCCGGACGTGATCATTGCGATGTTCATGGTGGCGATTTTCGGATCCGGTTACGCAACGCTGATCGTCTCGCTCACGGTCGTCGGATGGGCACCGTTTGCCCGCCTTGCGCGCAGCCTCTCCCTGGTCATCAATACCCGCGACTATATCGCCGCAGCAGAAGTGCTTGGCTGCCGCCCGAGTTTCATCCTGTTCCGGCATGTGCTGCCGAACGTCTTTAGGCCTGTCGCGGCGATCACCTTTCTGCGCTTCGGCCACAAGCTGATCACGGTCGGTGGATTGTCCTACCTGGGGCTCGGCGTCCAGCCGCCCCATGCCGACTGGGCATTGATGATGGCGTCCGCCCAGAACTACTTCGATCGCATGCCGCTTCTGGTCATCGCTCCGGGGCTTGCGATTTTCCTGACCGCCCTTTCCGTCACCTGGATCGGCCAAGGTTTGGAAGGGCAGAAGAAACAATGA
- a CDS encoding ABC transporter permease: protein MTKTLLQRLAFLCATSLFVSILAFLVPYMSGGDPVRTILQSRVGDLAVDQDVVAALRVTLGLDRPLYEQYGIWLADALRGDLGVSFANKMPVANEVARALGVSATLAAVSLAFALLVAFPLGTVSAMRPGGRFDTVATFVTQTFVAVPEYWVAPMAILLFSLHLGLLPSAGWRGWPSVTMPALVLSLRPTAYFTRVTRGAMIDVLGAPYITAALSRGLNMRQTVVHHGVRNGIMPVLTLFAMWLAGLLGGSVVVEVIFSIPGMGRLLYEAVINKDIPMLQGGFVCIVVLSIVITTITDVIHMFINPAVRVGHAR from the coding sequence ATGACGAAAACCCTGCTTCAGCGTCTGGCTTTCCTCTGCGCCACCTCCCTCTTCGTCTCCATTCTCGCTTTTCTCGTTCCGTATATGAGCGGCGGAGATCCCGTACGTACGATCCTGCAGTCGCGGGTCGGCGATCTCGCGGTCGATCAGGACGTCGTTGCGGCATTGCGTGTGACGCTCGGCCTCGACAGGCCCCTATACGAACAATACGGAATCTGGCTGGCCGATGCGCTCCGAGGCGACTTGGGCGTATCCTTCGCTAACAAAATGCCGGTCGCAAACGAAGTTGCCCGCGCACTTGGCGTCTCGGCGACGCTCGCGGCCGTTTCGCTCGCTTTCGCCCTCCTCGTCGCATTTCCTCTCGGCACGGTGAGCGCCATGCGGCCAGGCGGTCGTTTCGACACCGTCGCAACCTTCGTCACTCAGACCTTCGTCGCCGTTCCGGAATATTGGGTGGCACCGATGGCAATCCTGCTCTTTTCCCTCCATCTCGGCCTCCTTCCCTCCGCCGGTTGGCGCGGATGGCCTTCCGTGACCATGCCGGCGCTTGTGCTTTCCCTGCGTCCGACGGCCTATTTCACGCGGGTCACCCGCGGCGCCATGATCGACGTACTCGGCGCGCCCTACATCACGGCGGCCCTATCGCGCGGGCTCAACATGCGCCAGACCGTGGTGCATCACGGCGTACGAAACGGCATCATGCCAGTCCTCACTCTTTTCGCCATGTGGCTAGCCGGCCTGCTCGGCGGGTCGGTGGTGGTGGAGGTGATCTTCTCCATCCCCGGTATGGGCCGCCTGCTCTACGAAGCGGTAATCAACAAGGACATTCCGATGCTGCAAGGCGGCTTCGTCTGCATCGTCGTGCTTTCTATCGTCATCACCACGATCACCGACGTCATTCATATGTTCATCAACCCCGCCGTGAGGGTCGGTCATGCTCGCTAG